The following proteins are co-located in the Silene latifolia isolate original U9 population chromosome 1, ASM4854445v1, whole genome shotgun sequence genome:
- the LOC141644365 gene encoding cysteine proteinase inhibitor 5-like, translated as MKAPSSIILLSFVLVIFLSCASSIDAIVGGWKPVKSVTDPHLVDIARFAVLENNKKTGKSLELVKINKGEYQVVNGFQYRLIVDAKVEGKIKSYQATVVESGKKLELISFIALLRSNFSKSKISWYVFGLNPCLVNFELVTLGVSEAN; from the exons ATGAAAGCTCCTTCTTCAATCATCTTACTTTCCTTTGTCCTTGTAATCTTCCTTTCATGTGCCTCAAGCATTGACGCAATTGTTGGTGGATGGAAACCCGTTAAGAGCGTCACTGATCCTCACCTAGTCGACATTGCTCGATTTGCGGTGCTAGAAAACAATAAGAAGACCGGAAAGTCATTGGAATTGGTGAAGATCAACAAGGGTGAATATCAAGTGGTTAATGGATTTCAATATCGTCTTATCGTTGACGCGAAAGTCGAGGGCAAAATAAAATCTTATCAAGCAACTGTAGTTGAATCAGGGAAAAAGTTGGAGTTGATAAGCTTTATTGCTCTGCTAC GTTCAAACTTCTCCAAGAGCAAAATCTCGTGGTATGTTTTTGGTCTGAATCCATGCCTAGTAAACTTCGAGCTTGTCACCCTCGGGGTTTCAGAAGCTAACTGa